From a region of the Bacteroidota bacterium genome:
- a CDS encoding WG repeat-containing protein, giving the protein MQIEKYGDFSEGLCEGRKNTLFGFFDKNGNWVIEPQFENVRNFKNGYAAAKQGGKWGMIDPSGKWIIQPKFAAIKDMELAK; this is encoded by the coding sequence ATGCAAATAGAAAAATATGGTGATTTTAGCGAAGGATTATGCGAAGGAAGAAAGAATACCCTTTTTGGTTTTTTTGACAAAAATGGAAATTGGGTAATAGAGCCACAGTTTGAAAATGTTCGCAATTTTAAAAATGGCTATGCGGCAGCAAAACAGGGTGGGAAATGGGGAATGATTGATCCTTCAGGAAAATGGATCATTCAGCCAAAATTCGCTGCAATCAAAGACATGGAACTGGCAAAATAA
- a CDS encoding ion transporter codes for MKNKEKIKRYRWLIKLSKRTEIPLIVLGFAWIILLVVDLIWQLTPVLQYIVSAIWIIFIFDFLIKFFLAPIKWLFLKKNVLTIISLFIPALRVFRIFASLSLLRSIGVIRSIHVIRIIGSVNRGMRALGRTLERRAFGYVLILTLMVCFVGAAAVFAFERETGAFNNYWDALWWTAMLLTTIASENWPQTPEGKTVTLLLGLYSLGVLGYLTAMLASFFIGQDATDKKGEIAGALQLEEITKEMRLLRKEIEKLNKQE; via the coding sequence ATGAAGAATAAAGAGAAGATAAAAAGATATCGATGGCTTATTAAATTAAGCAAGAGAACAGAAATTCCTTTAATAGTTCTTGGATTTGCCTGGATAATTTTACTTGTGGTAGATTTAATCTGGCAACTTACTCCTGTTTTACAATACATAGTATCTGCAATTTGGATAATTTTTATTTTTGATTTCCTGATAAAGTTTTTTTTAGCCCCAATTAAGTGGCTATTTCTTAAAAAGAATGTACTGACAATTATTTCCCTATTTATACCAGCTTTAAGAGTATTCCGAATTTTTGCAAGTCTTAGTTTGTTAAGATCAATTGGTGTTATTAGAAGTATTCATGTAATTAGGATTATTGGCTCAGTTAATAGGGGAATGCGAGCACTTGGAAGAACCCTTGAACGCAGGGCTTTTGGCTATGTGCTGATACTTACTTTAATGGTTTGCTTTGTTGGAGCTGCGGCAGTGTTTGCTTTTGAAAGGGAAACAGGAGCTTTTAATAATTACTGGGATGCATTATGGTGGACAGCAATGCTTTTGACTACAATTGCCAGTGAAAATTGGCCGCAAACACCAGAGGGGAAAACGGTAACACTTTTGCTGGGTTTATACAGTCTTGGAGTTTTAGGTTATTTAACTGCCATGCTTGCCTCTTTTTTCATTGGACAGGATGCAACAGACAAAAAAGGAGAAATTGCTGGTGCATTACAGTTAGAAGAAATAACAAAAGAAATGAGACTTTTAAGAAAAGAGATTGAAAAATTAAATAAACAGGAATAG
- a CDS encoding DUF2490 domain-containing protein translates to MNKHLNKLTHALCLFLFLINVSAFSQSSSNKTGNWTMFFGQLRLHDKWSIHTEAQYRDYGIFDEAEQILLRSGINFHLQSSSSLSAGYARVNSYTDNDELMESPHSSENRIWQQFLMRNNLGRFIFEHRYRLEQRWKQTNDNIQYLNRIRYLLRITVPLNKQKIEKNTLFLSLYDEVFIHFSSPPFDRNRLYGAIGYQFIPNANIQIGYLAQTVNTTTKHYLQAAIFYNIDFRKKE, encoded by the coding sequence ATGAATAAACATTTAAATAAATTAACACATGCACTTTGCCTTTTTTTATTTTTGATAAATGTTTCTGCATTTTCTCAATCATCATCTAACAAAACCGGAAACTGGACCATGTTTTTCGGACAACTTCGCCTGCACGATAAATGGAGTATTCATACAGAGGCTCAATACCGAGACTATGGGATTTTTGATGAAGCAGAACAGATTCTACTCAGGAGTGGAATAAATTTTCATTTGCAATCTTCATCCAGTTTATCGGCAGGATATGCCCGTGTAAATAGTTATACTGACAATGATGAGTTGATGGAAAGTCCCCATAGTTCCGAAAATAGAATTTGGCAACAGTTTCTTATGCGTAACAATTTAGGAAGGTTTATTTTTGAACACCGCTATCGCCTTGAGCAGCGATGGAAGCAGACAAATGACAATATCCAATACCTGAACAGAATAAGATATTTACTTAGGATAACTGTACCTCTGAATAAACAAAAAATAGAAAAAAACACCTTATTTCTGAGCTTATATGATGAAGTATTTATTCATTTTTCATCCCCGCCATTCGATAGAAACCGTTTGTACGGAGCAATTGGCTATCAATTTATCCCAAATGCAAACATTCAGATAGGATACCTTGCTCAAACAGTAAACACAACTACAAAACACTATTTACAGGCAGCGATTTTTTATAACATTGATTTCAGAAAAAAAGAATGA
- a CDS encoding carbonic anhydrase (macrophage inducible 5; Mig-5), producing MKTLTKEMQTAISPSMALNLLMEGNKRFVNNLKVNRNLLQQANETSDGQHPFAVILSCIDSRTSAELIFDQGLGDVFSVRIAGNIINEDILGSMEFGCKVAGAKIIVVLGHTKCGAVKGACDHVEMGNLTALLAKIRPAVEEEKTVENNRNSGNADFVEKVATINVKLTVKNIMERSPILKEMIENGQIGIVGGTHDISTGEVIFYTETMSAISQWVNE from the coding sequence ATGAAAACACTAACAAAAGAAATGCAAACAGCTATTTCACCTTCAATGGCATTAAATTTATTAATGGAGGGAAACAAAAGATTTGTAAATAATCTTAAAGTAAACCGGAATCTTTTGCAACAGGCAAATGAAACATCAGATGGACAACATCCTTTTGCAGTAATTCTAAGTTGTATTGACAGCAGAACCTCTGCTGAATTGATATTTGACCAGGGACTAGGAGATGTGTTTAGTGTTCGTATTGCCGGAAACATTATCAACGAAGATATTTTGGGTAGCATGGAATTTGGCTGTAAAGTGGCAGGTGCTAAAATCATTGTTGTGTTAGGTCATACAAAATGTGGTGCGGTAAAAGGCGCTTGCGACCATGTGGAAATGGGCAACTTAACTGCATTGTTGGCTAAAATAAGACCTGCCGTTGAGGAGGAAAAGACGGTGGAAAACAATCGGAATTCCGGCAATGCTGATTTTGTAGAAAAGGTAGCAACTATTAATGTAAAACTAACCGTTAAAAATATTATGGAACGAAGCCCGATTTTAAAAGAAATGATTGAAAACGGACAAATAGGAATTGTTGGTGGCACGCATGATATTTCAACAGGTGAGGTAATATTTTATACTGAAACAATGAGTGCAATTTCGCAATGGGTAAATGAATAA